In the archaeon BMS3Bbin15 genome, one interval contains:
- a CDS encoding polynucleotide phosphorylase/polyadenylase yields MEYVKIPGDRIGVLVGTKGETKKDIQDKVGIALTVDKDGTVTIERTGDDPLAEWKGRDIVRAIARGVNPEKAMLLCRENYMLEIIDLRDLVSGDRALRRQKARIIGRSGKTRTHIEDLTTCYISIYGKSVAIIGELEELQVAKKAVVMLAIGKPHSAVYRFLQNKAREFKERRMLHLWKKPGEGYEDYPRPF; encoded by the coding sequence AAAGGAGAGACAAAGAAAGATATCCAGGATAAAGTAGGTATAGCTCTTACTGTGGATAAAGACGGCACAGTAACTATAGAGAGGACAGGAGATGACCCTCTGGCTGAATGGAAAGGCAGAGATATTGTCAGGGCAATAGCAAGGGGAGTTAATCCTGAAAAGGCTATGCTACTGTGCAGAGAGAATTATATGCTTGAGATTATTGACCTCAGAGATTTAGTATCAGGTGACAGAGCTCTTAGGAGACAGAAAGCAAGGATTATAGGCAGGTCAGGCAAAACAAGAACACATATTGAAGATTTAACCACCTGTTATATCTCCATATATGGCAAAAGCGTTGCTATTATTGGCGAGCTTGAAGAGCTTCAGGTAGCAAAGAAAGCCGTTGTCATGCTTGCCATCGGAAAACCTCACAGTGCTGTATACAGATTTCTGCAGAACAAAGCAAGAGAATTCAAAGAAAGAAGAATGCTCCACCTCTGGAAAAAGCCTGGAGAAGGATATGAGGATTATCCACGTCCTTTCTAA
- the argJ gene encoding arginine biosynthesis bifunctional protein ArgJ, whose product MKVTEKGVCVKGFSAAGVIDGKYGLAIVLSERRCTTSLMITSNKIKAAPLLVSAEHAEKEVYGVVANSGNANAFTGERGMADAGVMCSAVASRLNLSLDNFLVASTGVIGRQLDMDVIEGLIERASQRLSSESSASVEAARAIMTTDTFEKVVSVETVLNDGTVVEIGGIAKGSGMIAPDLNHATMLCFITTSAYIPEDKIDAILSEAVEDSFNLLVVDGDTSTNDVVVLFANGVAGNRDVDENFTDALNFVAKELAKMIARDGEGATKYIEARVKNAASLEDARKAARAIVGSNLVKTAVFGGDPNWGRIVSAVGYSGCNLEQNKISLFISEPGGREACLVRKGKPLALDGTEELEEAEKVFAGSEIYITLDLGLGKAKATAFGCDLTYDYVKINSEYTT is encoded by the coding sequence ATGAAAGTTACTGAGAAAGGCGTGTGTGTGAAAGGTTTCAGTGCTGCCGGGGTAATAGATGGAAAGTATGGGCTGGCTATAGTTCTGAGTGAAAGGAGATGTACCACATCGCTCATGATAACCAGCAATAAAATAAAGGCCGCACCTCTGCTTGTTTCGGCTGAACATGCAGAGAAAGAGGTTTATGGAGTTGTTGCAAACTCTGGCAATGCCAATGCCTTTACAGGTGAAAGAGGTATGGCGGATGCAGGGGTAATGTGCAGTGCTGTGGCCTCCAGATTAAACCTGAGTTTGGATAATTTTCTTGTGGCTTCGACAGGTGTTATTGGCAGGCAACTTGATATGGATGTGATTGAAGGCCTGATTGAGAGGGCTTCACAGAGGCTCTCTTCTGAGAGCAGTGCTTCAGTGGAGGCAGCAAGGGCTATTATGACAACAGATACTTTTGAAAAGGTTGTTTCAGTAGAAACTGTTCTCAACGATGGTACTGTCGTTGAAATAGGCGGGATTGCCAAAGGTTCTGGAATGATAGCACCCGATTTGAATCATGCGACTATGCTCTGTTTTATAACCACCAGTGCCTATATCCCTGAAGATAAAATTGATGCAATTCTTTCAGAGGCTGTTGAGGATAGCTTTAATCTTCTTGTGGTTGATGGCGACACAAGCACAAATGATGTGGTTGTGCTTTTTGCAAATGGGGTGGCTGGGAATAGGGATGTGGATGAGAATTTCACAGATGCTTTGAATTTTGTTGCAAAAGAACTGGCTAAGATGATAGCAAGGGATGGAGAGGGAGCAACAAAGTATATTGAGGCCAGAGTTAAAAATGCAGCTTCTCTGGAAGATGCTAGGAAAGCTGCCAGAGCTATTGTTGGTTCAAATCTTGTCAAGACTGCTGTTTTTGGGGGAGACCCCAACTGGGGAAGAATTGTGTCAGCAGTGGGTTATTCAGGCTGTAATCTCGAGCAGAATAAAATCTCTCTATTTATTTCAGAGCCTGGAGGACGTGAGGCGTGTCTTGTGAGAAAAGGAAAGCCACTTGCTCTTGACGGTACAGAGGAGCTTGAAGAGGCTGAGAAGGTGTTTGCAGGCAGTGAAATTTACATAACGTTAGATTTAGGTCTTGGCAAAGCTAAAGCCACTGCCTTTGGATGCGACCTGACCTATGATTATGTTAAAATAAATAGTGAATATACAACTTAA